The Rhodothermales bacterium DNA window TCTTCGATCTCGTGGATCCGGCGTACGGAGAACCGGGCATCGGCATACAGCCGATCCACGTCCGCCTGCGGAATGACGCCGATCTCGGACCACGCCGAACAGGCCGCCAGTTCGACATCCAACCAGGCCTGGAATTGCTGTTCTTCGCTCCAGAGCGTGCCCATCTCCGGGCGGGTATAACGGTCAATCATTGGAATGGTGGGTAATAGATGGCGGGTAGCCGCTCATAAACGGGGCACGCCGGATCATCCAACAACGATCCACCCGTCTACAGCGAGCTACGTTTATCGCGGAGGAATTTATTCAACAGCTCGCGGGCACGGAAGATATGCGCCTTCACCGTCCCGAGCGGCAGGTCGAGCTCCCGCGCGATCTCTTCATACGATTTTTCCTGTTGATGCCGCATGACGATGACTTTGTGGTATTTCTCGGGCAGGGCGTCGATGGCGTCCTGGATGAGCTGGCGTCGTTGGTCGGCCACGATGTGGCGGTCCGGGCGATAGGTGGCGTCGGGCAGCTCGAACTCTACCGCGCCGTCCTTTGTGTCCCGCGGCTTGTCGATCGAATAGGTCTTGAGCTTCCGCTTCCGCAGGTAGTCGATGGCGTGGTTCGTTGCAATCTTGTAGAGCCACGTCGAAAAGGCGTATTCGACGGAGTAGGAACCCAACGCGGAGAACGCCTTGATGAAGCTCTCCTGCACCAGGTCGTCCACTTCTTCGGGTTTACGAACCAGGCGCTGCACGTGCATGGTGAGCGCCTTGCTGTATTTCTGGACCAGAGCCTTGTACGCCGCCTCGTTGCCCTCCAGCGCCTGTTTGACCAGGGCGCGATCTTGCTCACTCGAATCCGATGGAGAAAGCGAACCTGCTGATTTCGACATATACCTGTACGGACTTACAGCGAACGCAGTCCTTTAGTCTTCTACCGCACGGGTATTCAGCCTGTGATACCCGACAACGCGATGCGATTCCGCGCGTAGCCAACCTACCGCGAAGGACGGACGCGCATATAAAGCAGGAGCAGAAGATAGAAATAAGATCGGTCCGGTTCCACCGTACACCCGGCGCTATTTATGGAAGCTCGGACGATCTGCCTACTCGGGCAGGAGGGCCACACGTTCGGAGACGCGCCCAATCCTTCCTTTCGACTCGGCCGGCGGCCGAGAGAGCGCATCGGCGATCCGGCCGGCCACCTGGTGCGCGGCGGTTGCGGCGGACGCGTCGAAGAGCCGACCCGGGTGTGCATACAGGGTGAGCAGGCCCTGCAGCCCGGCGTCAGTCACCAGCGGAACATCGAGGCACCAGGCGCCCACTTCGCCGGCGCTTTCCATCTGCATCTTGATGCGGCACAGCTCGCGGCCGCTGTGGCCGAACTGGGGATCGATTCGGTCGATCCGGATCGGATTGCCGGCGACGTTGGCGGCCACGGGCCGGCTATGTCCGGTCTCCGGGTCGATCATGGTCACTTTTGCCTCGAGGTAACGCACATCCCGGTACAGGGACTGCAACAATTCCTGGGCGTGTTCTTCGATCGGTCGGATGCTGTAAGCGGCCGCCACGAGGTTGACCGCATGTTGAAGCTGACGGGTCGACCGTGTCAATTCAGTATGCAGGGCCTCCACCTGGCTGCGCAACTCGACCGTTTCGGAGCGATCATCCAGCAGCCAGATGTAATGCGTCAGGGTATCCGCATCATCCCAGACGGGCACGATGGTGGCCGCGGCGGTAAAAGGCGTCGTATCTCGACGATAAAAAACAACCCGGGTGCTGGCCTGCTCCTGGCGTTCGATGGCGCCGGCGAGGGCATCAACCGCTGCCCGGGCGGTTCGGGCGCCGCGGAGGACGAGCATATTCGAGCCGAGCAGATCCACCTGTCTGTAACCGGTCATGCGCTCAAAAGCCGGGTTGCAGAAGATGATGGGTGCGCCGGCGGCGGCCATGTCGGTCACGGCCAGGGCCTGATTCATGCCGGCGATAGCGCGATCGCGGATGCGCAACTCCTCGAGCGCTTCGTGGCGCCGGCCCGTTTCTTCAAAGAGGCGAATGGCGTACGCCGGTGCGCCGTCGTCGTCGCGCACGAGGCTCACGGTGGTCCGCACGCGGCGTTCTTCGCCGGAGCGGTGGATGAGCCGGCTGTCGGCCTGATAGCTGTCGCGGCGGCCGGCGAGCAGGTCCGCGTAGAGGGCGGCGGCGTTGGCGCGTTCCTCCTCCGGTAGCAGGAGGTTAAAAGGCTTCCCGGTCAGTGCCTCGACACGCTGGGCCACGAGGTGACACAGTGCGTCGTTAGCTTCCAGGATGGTATCCGAGCTGTCCGTGACAAGCACGGCGGCGCCGGCGTCGTGGAAGAGGTCGATGACGAGCGCGGCGGCCGGCGGCGCATCACGGGTCGCCCCGGTGTCCGAACGAATCAGCGGAGCGATGAGTGCGGCGCAATCCTCCAGCACCCCGCGTGCGGGATCCTCGACATGGCGCTTGTGCACATCGATCAGGCTGAGCGCGCCCATAGCGTTACCGGCGGCATCGAGTATGGGCACGCCGGCGTAAAAGCCGATGCCCCGGGCGTAGCGGTCGGCCCAGTCCACCGCGCTGGCGACATCCTCGACGATCATAGGTGCCGCGTCGGTGACGACCCGGCTGCAGGGGAGATAGTCGAGGTCGGCATCGCGCGCGCTGAACCCGGTGGTCGCGAGGAAGTGGTGTCGGTCGTCTACGACATGCGAAACGAGGACGACCGGGACATCGAACACCTTCTGGACGAGGGCGACGATACGTTCGAGCGTGGCGGCGGACCGCGGATCGAGAGAAGGGGCGAAAGCGATGCCGGCAGGCGGCGCCGAAGGAGAAGCCATGGCCGATTGGCGGTTGATCCGAAAGGTTACGGCAACCGGTCAGGCCAACGATGTGCCAGGCTGGGCACAGGCAGGAAAAGGGGCGAACTGCGCAAAAAATAAAGGCGGGAGCACAACAAGCGGGACCGGGAGGACCGGCCGGGCGGACAATTATTCACCGGCAGCGTCAACGTCAGACCGCGAGCCGTCCACCGCAGATGTAAAAGTCATCCTGGCGCCAGGCGCAGTCGACATCGCTGAAGCCGGCACGTTCCATGGTCTTCATGAGGCGGTAGAGGCCGAGTGAGCCGATCTGGTCCGCCACGAAGAGGTGGCCACCCGGTGTGAGGGAGGCCGCGAGCCCCTGGAAGAGCAGTTCGTATCGGGTTTCGGCCTCAGCGCCCATGGAATCGTCGCCGATGAGGTCCGGAATGACCATCGAGGCGATGATGACATCGTACGGGCTTCCGGGGATCGGCTCGCCTTCGGCCGAGACGGTCGCCTCGAGCAGGGAGATGCCTTCGCGCACTTCGCTGATCTTCTCCCGGGCCAGTTCGAGCATTTCCGGGTCCTTATCCAGCACCGTCATGTGCACGGTGGGGTAGGCCATCAGGACGGACATGGCCGCGTTGCCCGTCCCGCAACCGAGGTCGCATACCGAAGTGGAGGAATCGAGGGGTGGAAGGGCCGCGATGAGCTCTTCCATAAGCGCGACGGCCAGGGGTAAACGACGTGCGAGGTTGACGTCGTACCACCGGCCATGCTTCCAGAACCCGCCTTTTTGCCGCAGATTCCGATTCCAATTCGGTGTAGTCATATCAGGCCGCTTGACTGCGTCCGTTGAATGAGCGCTTGTAGATCCCGTTTTTGTTTACGTGGCCGACGTAGCGTCCCAGAATCTTGACCTCCTCGAAGATGTCGGGCGAAATCTGGATGTCCTTATAGGCATCATTCGCCGCCACCAGCCGAAGCCCATCGGGCTCCTGATAGATTCTCTTGAGCGACGTCTCCCCGTTGTAGAGGACGGCTCCTATGCCGCCGTTCGGGATGTCGTCGTCGATGAGCAGCACGTAATCCCCGTCCAGGATGTCCACGCCGATCATAGACTGGCCTGATACCCGAATGGCAAAGATTCGATCCAGATTCGGGAAAAGAGTTTCCAGCGTAATCGTGCCCTGGTTGTCCTCAATAGCCTCCTGGAGCACGCCGGCCGTAATCGTACCCATGATGGGGATCCCGCGCATCGCCATATTCACCATGGGCATACCTGCCATACCCATACCCGGTAGTTGCAGCCCCGGTAGTTGCAACCCCGGTAGTTGCAACCCAGGCATCTGTAACCCCAGCATCGCGGCGCTGAAGGCGCTCGCCGGCTCCGCCGCAAACTGGTAGCCCTCATCCTCCCGAATCAGAAAGCCTTTTTTGTACAGGGCGTTCAGGTTCTGGGTGACGCTATTCGGTGATCGATAGTCAAATTGATCCACCATCTCGCGATAGGTCGGCCAGACGCCGTGCTCGCGGACGTAGTTCGACAAGAACTTTAAAAACGAATGCTGTTTGGCAGTGAGGTGTTTTCGGCTCATGGTAGTTCGTGGTGGGTAACCAACGCGTGCATGAATAATGTCACATATGTATACACACTTTCTGATAGATTTGCAAGTGGAAAATGTTCCTTTCCCGTGTTTTCATCCATCCCCTTCGCCTGTGTCTTATTCACCGCGTCGATTGAGGAGGGCGCCCATGATCTTCTCGCCGCGCGTCGGGTAGGCTTCCTCGACATGAAAGTGGAGGTAGGCATCCACGAGTGCGCCCACTTCCTTTCGGATGTGTTCGGCCATGGTCATACGCAGGACGGCTTCGACCGGCGCGTGGACAAGGATGGCGAACGCGCGCAGGGCCGGCCGTGATGCGAATCGGCCACCGCGTCCCTCCACCCGGCCTTCGATCACATCGCCGCTCTCCAGAATCAGCGAGCCGCCCTGCTCCGTGAGCGCCTCGACCTGTTCGCGGGAAACCGCGGGTTGAAAACCGAGATGGCCGGCGAGTTGGAGCTGGAAAAACAGCAGCAGGTTCTCAGGCCGCTCTTCGGCGGCGTCCAGCAGCGAGAGGGTCTCCACCACCAGTTGAAACAGGGCGGGATGGGGCTCGTCGGGCTGGCTGAGGGCATGGACAAACTCGATGATCCGGAGCCCGATGGCCATCCGATCGAGGTGCCGGGTGAGTTGAAGGAATGGGCGGACGTGCGCCACCTCTTTCAGGGTGTGAAGCTCCCGTCCCGGACTGTGATACAACACGGCTTCGACGTACGCCATTGGTTGTAACGCACTTCCGAACGGGCTTTTGGCTGCGCGCGCCCCCCTGGCGATAACGGACACCTTCCCCAGTTCCCGTGTGAAAAGCGTGACGATCTGGCTCGTCTCCCGGTAATCCAGGTGGCGCAGGACAATCGCTTCCGTGCGAAGTATTCGGGGTACCATACGGGCGTGATGGTAAAAAACGAGCGGGAATGAGGGTATACGGGGGGGCGCTACAA harbors:
- the recO gene encoding DNA repair protein RecO; amino-acid sequence: MVPRILRTEAIVLRHLDYRETSQIVTLFTRELGKVSVIARGARAAKSPFGSALQPMAYVEAVLYHSPGRELHTLKEVAHVRPFLQLTRHLDRMAIGLRIIEFVHALSQPDEPHPALFQLVVETLSLLDAAEERPENLLLFFQLQLAGHLGFQPAVSREQVEALTEQGGSLILESGDVIEGRVEGRGGRFASRPALRAFAILVHAPVEAVLRMTMAEHIRKEVGALVDAYLHFHVEEAYPTRGEKIMGALLNRRGE
- a CDS encoding class I SAM-dependent methyltransferase, which encodes MTTPNWNRNLRQKGGFWKHGRWYDVNLARRLPLAVALMEELIAALPPLDSSTSVCDLGCGTGNAAMSVLMAYPTVHMTVLDKDPEMLELAREKISEVREGISLLEATVSAEGEPIPGSPYDVIIASMVIPDLIGDDSMGAEAETRYELLFQGLAASLTPGGHLFVADQIGSLGLYRLMKTMERAGFSDVDCAWRQDDFYICGGRLAV
- a CDS encoding S24 family peptidase, with translation MSRKHLTAKQHSFLKFLSNYVREHGVWPTYREMVDQFDYRSPNSVTQNLNALYKKGFLIREDEGYQFAAEPASAFSAAMLGLQMPGLQLPGLQLPGLQLPGMGMAGMPMVNMAMRGIPIMGTITAGVLQEAIEDNQGTITLETLFPNLDRIFAIRVSGQSMIGVDILDGDYVLLIDDDIPNGGIGAVLYNGETSLKRIYQEPDGLRLVAANDAYKDIQISPDIFEEVKILGRYVGHVNKNGIYKRSFNGRSQAA
- a CDS encoding PAS domain-containing protein, which produces MASPSAPPAGIAFAPSLDPRSAATLERIVALVQKVFDVPVVLVSHVVDDRHHFLATTGFSARDADLDYLPCSRVVTDAAPMIVEDVASAVDWADRYARGIGFYAGVPILDAAGNAMGALSLIDVHKRHVEDPARGVLEDCAALIAPLIRSDTGATRDAPPAAALVIDLFHDAGAAVLVTDSSDTILEANDALCHLVAQRVEALTGKPFNLLLPEEERANAAALYADLLAGRRDSYQADSRLIHRSGEERRVRTTVSLVRDDDGAPAYAIRLFEETGRRHEALEELRIRDRAIAGMNQALAVTDMAAAGAPIIFCNPAFERMTGYRQVDLLGSNMLVLRGARTARAAVDALAGAIERQEQASTRVVFYRRDTTPFTAAATIVPVWDDADTLTHYIWLLDDRSETVELRSQVEALHTELTRSTRQLQHAVNLVAAAYSIRPIEEHAQELLQSLYRDVRYLEAKVTMIDPETGHSRPVAANVAGNPIRIDRIDPQFGHSGRELCRIKMQMESAGEVGAWCLDVPLVTDAGLQGLLTLYAHPGRLFDASAATAAHQVAGRIADALSRPPAESKGRIGRVSERVALLPE
- a CDS encoding sigma-70 family RNA polymerase sigma factor — translated: MSKSAGSLSPSDSSEQDRALVKQALEGNEAAYKALVQKYSKALTMHVQRLVRKPEEVDDLVQESFIKAFSALGSYSVEYAFSTWLYKIATNHAIDYLRKRKLKTYSIDKPRDTKDGAVEFELPDATYRPDRHIVADQRRQLIQDAIDALPEKYHKVIVMRHQQEKSYEEIARELDLPLGTVKAHIFRARELLNKFLRDKRSSL